In a single window of the Leptospira sanjuanensis genome:
- a CDS encoding efflux RND transporter periplasmic adaptor subunit, producing MIVKFLTSKTGKYSLGIALIYFIVSVFLVRISKNSNSRILKNTTSFMTKPISFALPSQSENDTEEEQSQKLSVLAMNVETESITPLVEASGMIDFIEKVDVYSKVSGRIEKTYFKEGEEISQNQKLFKMETLPLELELLKQESTMESSRSQVKLAREKYIKAKGNVLGKIQEYEKSISILEKAKQEYEKSKNTFAGIEEIYNAGGFSREEFENAKLNLQSKETAYQLAEKDVEIRSIGLTDKDILRNNYKIPDTKEERIEILTEINSLIEKAEWEVTEGVLKAHEAQVNSTKMMLKESLVFSPLTGVVSKQFKNEGEILASSGPGQHVLSIINVKQVYAVLNIPESESIDLKKGMRVTFFADVYKGQEFAGIVQLVSPLIDQKSHTVEIKAIVDNKNKQLKPGMFIRANITTGKEKPTIRIPSMAVLLNEDGTTGTVCVVRDGKSYKNEVKLGTQSEGKIVITEGLSDGDTILLERISQLRDGMPVNPIFDKR from the coding sequence TTGATCGTCAAATTTTTAACGTCTAAAACGGGCAAATACAGCTTAGGTATCGCTCTAATTTACTTTATTGTTTCTGTTTTTTTAGTTAGAATATCTAAAAATTCGAATAGTAGAATATTAAAAAATACTACATCATTTATGACCAAACCGATATCTTTTGCGCTTCCGTCGCAGAGTGAAAATGACACAGAAGAAGAGCAAAGCCAAAAGTTGTCCGTTTTGGCGATGAACGTGGAAACCGAATCGATAACTCCGCTAGTGGAAGCCTCCGGCATGATAGATTTTATCGAAAAAGTCGATGTCTATTCCAAAGTTTCGGGAAGAATTGAAAAGACTTATTTTAAAGAGGGGGAGGAAATTTCTCAGAACCAAAAACTATTTAAAATGGAAACCTTGCCGCTTGAATTGGAATTGCTCAAGCAGGAATCGACTATGGAAAGCTCCCGTTCGCAAGTTAAATTAGCTCGCGAAAAGTATATAAAAGCAAAAGGGAATGTTCTCGGAAAAATCCAAGAATACGAAAAATCCATATCAATTTTGGAAAAAGCCAAACAGGAATATGAAAAATCGAAAAATACGTTCGCAGGAATCGAAGAAATATACAATGCTGGCGGTTTTAGCCGCGAAGAATTCGAAAATGCAAAGCTGAATCTGCAATCAAAGGAAACCGCCTACCAGTTGGCTGAAAAAGACGTCGAAATCCGAAGCATCGGCTTAACGGATAAGGATATATTAAGAAATAATTATAAGATTCCGGATACGAAAGAAGAAAGAATCGAAATTTTGACGGAGATAAATAGTCTCATCGAAAAAGCGGAATGGGAAGTTACCGAGGGAGTATTAAAAGCCCACGAGGCGCAAGTTAATTCCACAAAAATGATGCTCAAGGAGTCTTTAGTATTTTCACCGCTTACAGGTGTCGTGTCTAAACAATTCAAGAACGAGGGTGAAATACTCGCTAGTTCCGGTCCAGGTCAACATGTCTTATCGATCATCAATGTAAAACAAGTCTACGCGGTCCTTAACATTCCCGAATCCGAGTCCATAGATCTTAAAAAAGGAATGCGTGTTACTTTTTTCGCCGACGTCTATAAAGGACAGGAATTTGCCGGAATCGTACAATTAGTCAGTCCATTGATTGATCAAAAAAGCCATACCGTTGAAATCAAAGCGATCGTAGATAATAAGAACAAACAGCTTAAACCGGGAATGTTCATACGGGCGAACATTACTACCGGCAAGGAAAAGCCAACCATTAGAATTCCGAGTATGGCTGTTTTGCTAAATGAGGACGGTACGACTGGAACGGTTTGTGTCGTTCGGGACGGAAAAAGTTATAAAAATGAAGTGAAACTCGGAACCCAAAGCGAAGGAAAAATCGTCATCACGGAAGGATTGTCGGATGGAGATACGATCTTACTGGAACGAATTTCGCAGCTTAGAGACGGAATGCCGGTAAATCCGATCTTTGATAAAAGATGA
- a CDS encoding Lcl domain-containing protein → MILRHSSILFRFLPLLIGFFVFCKPQSTDYSFLSYLGVANRGSYTNGVFFPSDNPFHIGDSSYLNGPNGGNTGSVVSANGDNSTLGISTRNNGIPDIIFLFNENGIPYAIDSNGDGSADYYICYKSQNEYSLMTGSGCTGNQVVVIAGQGYDTNGDGISDNNILSQINNDSLAPTSVISPNPGIYGSAVPLTIVCNDNVAPGNIVYTVDSSTPAFSPIQGSVSNPKLKQLTLGGLDGLYSIKYRCRDLAGNIESVHTDNYEINHNVPSVTISNQNSTGVSTQANTINALSFNWTSNYTGTYSIRLNASNCQSGSVLQTGPVTANAANLFSVSASNLNLGVNTIHVCAKAALTGYQTLTVVRDESQPSISSSPGGGNYGRAQNVSFSCTDNNPAGCGKIAYTLDGSSPSIDGSNGTVLTGIEYQNPISIPLNTAVTLKFIGVDLAGNTSPLQTANYFINTSVATVTTNSFSPVSQLVNATADQSVTWVSDQNGVFTFRSGSDCSVGTVLTGTNSAGNVTAGVPITTTLLNSNFAQGANTVSICVANASLDPVYGNTSFSVTKDNTRPTVSSTNPANFNAGSPVSIIPNPGRIQIVFNKNMNTSFGGISTGSRVANLCYPAPTNPPLSVFVFDGANWDCIDFTATYTWTSATTLQIDFSWVNFPENAKIMWTLSKDVLQDAAGNSPLTDIQQSFLTGMRNQFFRPLKTGQSICWDSNGNLIPCAGTFQDGQTQTGVARNYNIQYYSGFPNDAVTEDVVTGLKWKTCVEGKKSTLSGGITQCVDITTPIPAGSCAPLNSSNNPVKLDFWAFFTFQDMSNDVHPSGVNGCSYLNQCNSGSGFGGITDWRLPTQKELETLSVFGSSSAGATFPNTAFPDSIANYYWSSTLRRSNPFYAWGVNFNYGASGSFVRSNTNNIRCVSGSGGSNQTLSDPGDQTIVDSTSNLIWQKCSAGLSGNTCATGTATKPNWSTALSYCNSLSGGGRIWRLPTAKELSSIVDISSTSNTLAASSVYFPNTKNSYYWTSSSYAPSASNAWTVFFQTGEMTPFSSKSGTAYVRCVANGP, encoded by the coding sequence ATGATTTTGAGACATTCTTCTATATTGTTTCGATTTCTTCCATTGTTGATCGGCTTTTTCGTTTTTTGTAAGCCTCAAAGCACCGATTATTCCTTCTTATCATATTTAGGCGTTGCAAACCGTGGTAGTTATACGAACGGTGTTTTTTTTCCTTCCGATAATCCTTTTCATATCGGAGATTCTTCTTATTTAAACGGTCCTAACGGCGGCAATACAGGGAGTGTCGTTTCGGCCAACGGGGATAATTCAACGTTAGGTATTTCAACCAGAAACAATGGAATTCCGGATATCATCTTCTTATTTAATGAAAATGGTATTCCCTACGCGATCGATTCAAACGGCGACGGCTCGGCCGATTATTATATTTGTTATAAAAGTCAGAACGAATATTCTTTAATGACCGGATCGGGATGTACAGGAAATCAAGTCGTTGTCATTGCGGGCCAAGGATATGATACAAATGGCGATGGAATTTCAGATAACAACATTCTATCCCAAATTAACAACGATTCTCTTGCGCCCACTTCGGTTATTAGCCCGAATCCGGGAATTTACGGTTCCGCAGTTCCATTAACGATCGTTTGCAACGATAACGTCGCTCCCGGGAATATCGTTTATACTGTTGATTCTAGTACGCCGGCTTTTAGCCCGATTCAAGGAAGTGTTTCGAATCCGAAGCTAAAACAACTTACTTTGGGCGGTTTAGACGGTCTTTATTCCATCAAATACCGATGCCGCGATTTGGCAGGTAATATCGAATCCGTTCATACGGATAACTATGAAATCAATCATAACGTTCCTTCCGTAACGATATCGAATCAAAATTCTACCGGTGTCAGCACTCAAGCGAATACGATTAACGCTCTTTCCTTTAACTGGACTTCGAATTACACGGGGACTTATTCCATACGTTTGAATGCAAGTAATTGCCAAAGCGGTTCCGTTTTACAAACGGGGCCCGTTACCGCGAATGCCGCAAATCTTTTCAGTGTTTCAGCTAGTAATTTGAATTTAGGGGTAAATACGATTCATGTTTGCGCGAAGGCTGCCTTAACGGGTTATCAAACGTTAACCGTCGTTCGAGACGAATCTCAACCTTCTATTAGTTCGAGTCCGGGGGGAGGAAATTATGGAAGAGCTCAGAATGTTAGTTTTTCATGCACCGATAATAATCCTGCCGGTTGCGGAAAGATTGCTTATACTTTGGACGGATCGTCACCGAGTATAGATGGTAGCAACGGTACGGTTTTGACGGGAATTGAATATCAAAATCCAATTTCGATTCCTCTGAACACCGCCGTTACTCTAAAATTTATCGGAGTGGATTTGGCAGGAAACACCTCGCCATTACAAACCGCGAATTATTTTATCAATACATCCGTCGCAACCGTCACTACGAATTCTTTTTCGCCTGTGAGCCAACTTGTCAATGCGACCGCCGATCAAAGTGTTACATGGGTAAGCGATCAGAATGGCGTGTTTACATTTCGCTCCGGTTCGGACTGCAGTGTGGGTACGGTTTTAACCGGAACGAATAGCGCCGGGAACGTTACTGCCGGGGTTCCGATTACAACCACATTATTGAATTCTAATTTTGCACAAGGAGCGAATACGGTTTCGATCTGTGTGGCTAACGCGAGTCTGGATCCTGTTTACGGAAATACGTCTTTTAGCGTTACGAAAGATAATACTCGACCCACTGTGAGTTCCACAAATCCCGCGAATTTCAACGCCGGTAGTCCGGTTTCGATCATTCCGAATCCGGGTCGTATACAGATCGTTTTTAATAAGAATATGAACACTTCCTTCGGAGGAATTTCCACCGGTTCTCGAGTTGCGAATCTTTGTTATCCCGCGCCGACCAATCCTCCTTTGAGCGTTTTCGTTTTTGACGGCGCGAACTGGGATTGTATCGATTTTACCGCAACCTACACCTGGACCAGCGCGACGACGCTTCAAATCGATTTTTCTTGGGTTAACTTTCCTGAAAATGCAAAGATTATGTGGACTCTTTCCAAGGATGTGCTTCAAGATGCAGCCGGTAATTCGCCCTTAACCGATATTCAACAGAGTTTTCTGACCGGAATGCGGAATCAATTTTTTAGACCTCTTAAAACCGGTCAGTCGATTTGTTGGGACTCGAACGGGAACTTGATTCCATGCGCCGGCACTTTTCAGGACGGACAGACTCAGACGGGTGTGGCTCGTAATTACAATATTCAATATTATTCCGGTTTTCCCAACGATGCGGTAACCGAAGACGTCGTGACCGGATTAAAATGGAAAACCTGTGTCGAAGGTAAAAAATCGACATTGAGCGGCGGCATAACGCAGTGTGTTGATATCACCACTCCGATTCCCGCTGGAAGTTGCGCTCCATTAAATTCTTCTAATAATCCCGTAAAATTGGACTTTTGGGCCTTTTTTACTTTTCAGGATATGAGCAATGATGTCCATCCTTCCGGCGTGAATGGTTGCTCTTATTTGAATCAATGTAATTCGGGTTCCGGTTTCGGAGGAATTACGGATTGGAGGCTGCCGACTCAAAAAGAATTGGAAACGTTATCCGTTTTCGGTTCTTCTTCCGCCGGAGCCACTTTCCCTAATACGGCCTTTCCCGATTCGATCGCGAATTATTATTGGTCTTCCACGCTTCGAAGATCCAATCCTTTTTACGCTTGGGGTGTTAACTTCAATTATGGAGCTTCGGGTTCGTTCGTAAGATCGAATACGAATAACATCCGTTGTGTGTCGGGTTCGGGAGGGTCGAACCAAACACTTTCCGATCCGGGGGATCAGACAATCGTAGATTCCACTTCCAATTTAATTTGGCAAAAATGCAGCGCCGGTTTGTCGGGAAATACTTGCGCTACCGGCACGGCTACTAAGCCGAATTGGTCCACAGCTTTAAGTTACTGTAATAGCCTGAGCGGCGGCGGTCGCATTTGGAGACTTCCTACCGCAAAAGAGCTTAGCAGCATTGTGGATATAAGTTCTACAAGCAATACACTTGCAGCAAGTTCCGTTTATTTTCCAAATACGAAGAATTCTTATTATTGGACTTCGTCATCTTATGCACCGTCTGCCAGTAACGCTTGGACAGTGTTTTTTCAAACAGGCGAAATGACGCCTTTCTCTTCTAAATCGGGAACGGCCTACGTTAGGTGTGTTGCCAATGGACCGTAG
- a CDS encoding Ig-like domain-containing protein — protein sequence MKIEFEHVWKGKLTFLYILIFFSLIGLNCQNTGEKLLGLGALWGDPPPEVIFSSPRSGTDNLPSDQKFDVGFSREMNMQSCRIAFSMSPQTVGFFTELNGTVLTFSPSNPLNPGTYTYTVTKSCEDKAGLDLKDPFSASISIGNAASAGQSPVVNGMFLAAGNSIACNAGTATQTNFFSSNVTNACMGNPTVNPIVINFSRPMNTSATLTSLSISPGISATYTWTSGSTLAIQPDFALNANQRYNISFNVGAKDMNGIALGGNSIGTFFVGTANAGPNVNTMTVTTGSLAGCQAGIGAPVDILTANVVNGCLGNPNSQSFVINFNTPMNPVLTQNAVSISPPISGNFTWTAGNQTLTFTTDSKLEFGVRYTIAVASSATAANNNTLTTPISASFIAGGNNPNPVVQAVGLVSQVGAPGCSPTFPAIGSAAGGTWTSTSCWWDNSLPILQPSSYRFEGGDEGNNNAASCNNKTTDDFRLVFNNYMNLGSTIGAVSLSRESGSSTVIRLSSWNWSDCQAVYPFGCRVLDVTFSEMESSCGGVNGFGSSADFNLTNAKFDFNANNGAIPYPAIPTSPNYPVYTIQVNGSATDILGRPLTPFSFSMVSQ from the coding sequence ATGAAAATAGAATTTGAACACGTCTGGAAAGGTAAATTAACATTTTTATATATTCTAATTTTCTTTTCTTTAATCGGGCTAAACTGTCAAAACACGGGAGAAAAACTCTTGGGCTTAGGCGCGTTATGGGGAGATCCTCCGCCGGAAGTGATCTTCAGCAGCCCTCGGTCCGGAACAGATAATCTACCATCCGATCAGAAATTCGACGTGGGTTTCAGCCGAGAAATGAATATGCAAAGTTGTAGAATCGCATTCAGCATGTCTCCGCAAACGGTTGGTTTTTTTACCGAACTGAACGGCACCGTATTAACGTTCTCACCGTCAAATCCGTTAAATCCGGGGACTTATACATATACTGTAACGAAAAGTTGCGAAGATAAGGCCGGACTCGATCTTAAAGATCCGTTTAGTGCTTCGATTTCAATTGGAAACGCTGCGAGCGCGGGACAAAGTCCTGTCGTGAACGGAATGTTCTTGGCGGCTGGAAATAGCATCGCTTGTAACGCCGGCACGGCAACCCAAACCAATTTTTTTAGTTCGAATGTAACCAATGCCTGTATGGGCAATCCGACCGTAAATCCGATCGTCATCAACTTTTCAAGACCGATGAACACGTCCGCTACTCTTACTTCGTTATCTATTAGCCCGGGGATTTCGGCTACATATACTTGGACTTCCGGCAGCACACTTGCAATTCAACCTGATTTCGCTTTGAACGCGAATCAAAGATATAATATCAGCTTTAACGTAGGCGCAAAGGACATGAATGGAATAGCGTTGGGGGGTAACTCCATCGGGACGTTCTTTGTTGGAACCGCAAACGCAGGACCAAACGTAAATACGATGACTGTAACAACAGGATCCCTAGCAGGATGTCAAGCCGGCATAGGAGCGCCGGTCGATATCTTGACGGCAAACGTCGTTAACGGCTGCTTAGGGAATCCGAACTCCCAATCTTTCGTAATCAATTTCAATACTCCGATGAATCCCGTCTTAACCCAAAACGCAGTTTCTATCAGCCCCCCGATAAGCGGGAATTTTACTTGGACGGCTGGAAACCAGACACTGACATTTACCACGGATTCGAAATTAGAGTTTGGCGTTCGATATACGATCGCAGTCGCTTCCTCTGCAACTGCAGCGAACAATAATACTTTGACAACTCCTATTTCAGCAAGCTTTATCGCAGGTGGTAACAACCCGAATCCGGTCGTTCAAGCAGTCGGCTTGGTTAGCCAAGTAGGGGCTCCCGGTTGCTCCCCGACATTCCCCGCAATAGGAAGCGCCGCGGGCGGAACTTGGACCTCGACTTCTTGCTGGTGGGACAACAGTCTACCGATTCTTCAACCGAGCAGTTATAGATTTGAAGGCGGGGACGAAGGAAACAATAATGCAGCCTCTTGTAACAACAAGACCACAGACGATTTTAGATTGGTCTTCAACAATTATATGAACCTGGGTAGTACGATTGGCGCGGTTTCTTTATCTCGCGAATCGGGATCCTCTACCGTTATTCGTTTATCAAGCTGGAACTGGAGTGACTGCCAAGCCGTATACCCATTCGGTTGCCGCGTTTTAGATGTGACGTTCTCGGAAATGGAATCGAGTTGTGGAGGAGTTAATGGGTTCGGAAGTTCGGCGGATTTCAATTTAACGAATGCAAAATTCGATTTCAACGCAAATAACGGAGCAATCCCTTATCCTGCCATTCCCACCTCGCCCAACTACCCTGTCTATACGATTCAAGTAAACGGCTCGGCGACGGATATATTGGGAAGACCCTTGACTCCATTTAGTTTTTCCATGGTAAGCCAGTAA
- a CDS encoding TolC family protein: MKKNEKLFKVELLYVLFLFFFVIQHLGAQADIGKQPPMKITLDQAVLIGSSNSVVLKVLEARKDVSKMVITEKWREFLPKFGIQYYGLRNQNVNSTDNIYNDIRLTVQQLVFDGGEANLNLEIAKLSELLNEQDFKITLSKLRFEIQKAYFKTLATRGKVSIQKKALEKAQEGYRKGQVEFRQGFITKVQLLDLESKVKQSEFNVQKAKNDSDQALLDLKQVMNLDYYANVELDENLFYDFVINPPSSMNMDELISKAKNGREDLKKMQVLVKKIKNEKEILDNQYMPKVYLGGYAGRNGNNNQFTHDSYGVNFNLVMPLGSSVVQSNGNTGVQKDGNGIQTYPGFGNQTVGPGTNSYNSTSVRLFDNLSQSRKAIEGEIQLSEALLNYRNMENQVGFEIKKAVDKLNQSWELINIANSRINLQVESGRVTAAKVAHGHAKKEDQINSELEMIKSQEDLTDALASYAINCYEYAQVTTDEGGLRRLINYSKGSGNSILLNLIRNQETTKSKR, translated from the coding sequence ATGAAAAAAAACGAAAAATTATTCAAAGTGGAACTTCTGTACGTTCTATTCTTATTTTTTTTCGTTATCCAACATCTCGGTGCTCAGGCGGATATTGGAAAACAGCCGCCGATGAAGATAACGTTGGATCAGGCGGTTCTTATCGGATCAAGCAATAGCGTAGTTCTTAAGGTTTTGGAAGCTCGAAAGGATGTTTCTAAAATGGTAATCACGGAGAAATGGAGGGAATTTCTCCCTAAGTTTGGAATTCAATATTACGGACTTCGAAATCAAAACGTGAATTCTACGGACAATATATACAACGACATTCGGTTGACGGTCCAACAGTTGGTTTTCGATGGCGGAGAAGCGAACTTAAATTTGGAAATTGCCAAACTGTCCGAACTTCTAAATGAGCAGGACTTCAAGATCACCCTCTCAAAACTGCGATTCGAAATACAAAAAGCCTATTTTAAGACCTTAGCGACAAGAGGGAAGGTATCTATACAAAAAAAAGCATTAGAAAAAGCGCAAGAAGGGTATCGAAAAGGACAAGTAGAGTTTAGACAAGGTTTCATAACTAAAGTACAGCTTTTGGATTTGGAAAGTAAGGTTAAACAATCCGAATTCAACGTCCAGAAAGCCAAAAACGACAGCGATCAGGCGTTATTGGATTTAAAACAAGTGATGAATCTGGATTATTATGCCAATGTCGAGTTGGACGAAAACTTATTTTACGACTTCGTAATCAATCCCCCTTCTTCCATGAATATGGACGAATTGATATCCAAAGCGAAAAATGGACGCGAAGATCTGAAAAAAATGCAAGTTCTCGTAAAGAAAATCAAGAATGAAAAAGAAATCTTAGACAATCAGTATATGCCTAAAGTTTATTTGGGCGGTTACGCAGGAAGAAACGGAAATAACAATCAATTTACTCATGATAGCTATGGGGTAAATTTTAATCTTGTAATGCCTTTAGGGAGCAGCGTTGTTCAATCCAACGGGAACACAGGCGTACAAAAGGACGGAAACGGAATTCAAACATATCCGGGCTTCGGAAATCAAACCGTAGGCCCCGGAACAAATAGCTACAATTCCACTTCAGTACGATTATTCGACAATCTAAGCCAATCCAGAAAGGCGATTGAGGGCGAGATTCAACTCAGCGAAGCTTTATTAAATTATCGCAATATGGAAAATCAAGTCGGTTTTGAGATCAAAAAAGCGGTCGATAAACTGAATCAATCTTGGGAACTAATCAACATAGCGAATTCTCGGATCAATCTTCAAGTGGAATCAGGAAGAGTGACCGCTGCGAAAGTCGCGCATGGTCACGCGAAAAAGGAAGATCAGATCAATTCCGAACTTGAAATGATAAAATCCCAAGAGGATTTAACCGACGCCCTTGCTTCATACGCGATCAATTGTTACGAATACGCTCAGGTAACGACGGATGAAGGCGGGCTAAGAAGATTAATCAATTATTCGAAAGGTTCGGGTAATTCGATACTTTTGAATCTTATAAGAAATCAGGAAACGACGAAATCAAAAAGGTAA
- a CDS encoding lipoprotein — protein MKLHKILIFVLLCILYNGCMVFNRSARAAEKAEKVKANYQIGYLENRDFRFDPFRIKNFISLLKFEIIRGGNGLVEDGSESDPSKNSTSAPQQTPSSTVQNPEAKDSVSPPVPTQAMQAMTNPEGVKPNSDATTAAAKDTKRMLTETEIKSLSTKTNFDYYLQGSFGMSDNGSILDRNFTTLIFIDVYDKTGKLIRTVSYAQESKNFSEADDLRQASISLVDKIMKKQENIENKEWWKFGF, from the coding sequence ATGAAACTTCATAAAATTTTAATATTCGTTTTACTGTGTATACTGTATAACGGCTGTATGGTTTTTAATCGGAGTGCGCGCGCCGCCGAAAAAGCCGAAAAAGTAAAAGCGAACTATCAAATCGGATATTTAGAAAACAGAGACTTCAGATTTGATCCATTTCGAATTAAGAATTTTATAAGCTTGTTAAAGTTCGAGATTATTCGAGGCGGGAACGGATTGGTGGAAGACGGTTCGGAATCCGATCCATCAAAGAATTCAACCTCCGCTCCTCAGCAAACTCCGTCGAGTACCGTCCAAAATCCAGAAGCGAAGGATAGTGTCTCTCCTCCGGTTCCGACTCAAGCAATGCAGGCTATGACAAATCCGGAAGGAGTAAAGCCGAATTCGGACGCTACTACAGCCGCAGCAAAAGATACCAAGCGTATGCTTACCGAAACGGAAATTAAAAGCTTATCGACAAAAACCAATTTCGATTATTATCTCCAAGGATCGTTCGGAATGTCCGATAACGGGAGCATTTTGGACCGAAATTTTACTACACTCATATTCATTGATGTCTACGATAAAACTGGAAAATTAATCCGTACCGTTTCTTACGCACAAGAATCGAAAAATTTTTCAGAAGCCGATGATTTAAGACAAGCGAGCATCAGCTTGGTGGATAAGATCATGAAAAAACAGGAAAATATTGAAAATAAAGAGTGGTGGAAATTTGGATTCTAA
- a CDS encoding tetratricopeptide repeat protein, translating into MDSKSVFFKTKLSFIIILCHSTILLNCGLSEKEMDSMYQRGIALFVANQREEALKIFSELYKQDEDYKDVKLVTGKLLYYNRRFEEAEKIFQELSDDDSADYNALGWLIKAQFAGTPLKKELMENLQKFLSKDSENLEILFISARLLEETGKSDQAILAYQKIIAQTRMLAFSHRQLENIYRKAKLEKKAAYHNQKYLDLLGKSEP; encoded by the coding sequence TTGGATTCTAAAAGCGTATTTTTTAAAACGAAACTTTCATTTATAATTATCCTTTGTCATTCAACAATCCTTTTAAATTGCGGGCTTTCCGAAAAGGAAATGGATTCCATGTATCAAAGAGGAATCGCTCTATTCGTCGCAAATCAAAGAGAAGAAGCATTGAAGATTTTTAGCGAACTCTACAAACAAGACGAGGATTACAAAGACGTAAAACTTGTTACAGGCAAGCTTCTATATTATAACCGCAGATTCGAGGAAGCAGAGAAAATATTCCAGGAATTGTCCGATGATGATTCCGCGGATTATAATGCTTTAGGTTGGTTAATTAAAGCACAATTTGCGGGAACTCCTCTCAAAAAAGAACTTATGGAAAATCTACAGAAATTCCTTTCTAAAGATTCCGAAAATTTGGAGATCCTTTTTATTAGCGCCCGGTTATTGGAAGAAACAGGAAAATCGGACCAAGCAATTCTTGCTTACCAAAAAATAATAGCTCAAACCCGCATGTTAGCCTTTTCTCACCGTCAGCTCGAAAATATTTATAGAAAAGCAAAACTTGAAAAAAAAGCCGCATATCATAATCAGAAATATCTGGATCTTTTGGGAAAATCCGAACCTTAA